One stretch of Miscanthus floridulus cultivar M001 chromosome 18, ASM1932011v1, whole genome shotgun sequence DNA includes these proteins:
- the LOC136523609 gene encoding uncharacterized protein, with the protein MSVSFVSFHERGFGLPADRFMRALPHYYGVELHNFNPNSIAQAATFVAVCKGYLGIPPHWELWLHLFWATHTTRLTGMTGTRKATRTGGCTLQVRQDWLNLYILAQLTSSNRRWYSSWFYLRNDDGGLPPYTGRVVEVQPEHWRYGVPSEEQHRLRPLLKALERLRDRGLTAAVAMTAFHHRRVLPLMARRRRLFEMTPDEPIDGIRMSAAPLSDEEGMRDIRASSPPVPEDAQRRAVNRAYAEAQKKKKDAKTAKRKKKIIERDALEKRRWKQKLEGLPVEASPSMSVEGLSGDDGGEVGQGPLDHLPDVREMVLGASAGGPASQGGGGDGDSGQMSARPAAEANTPETRALGKRAVSPLGLTAEVEQAATGPAPPRVERAPESGEGQPASVDTGAAPPPPLQRRDAVKKRLGIRSSRKRQAEVPAFAPHKALKAGTGSIALGAVEVQELVAQVGATQAAVGREEEEEPTLREAVAPAAVEATVGAAETPSAVEATEGEVEVEAPSVVEATEGEVEAPTVAEALRTSGAEVVEIAAPGNFGAKVVEAGVSAARAAALEVETEARQASTLPPIQSVLPVQGSAREAEVRPTPADNASRGKGVADAGAASAVEQPASTSGEGSAALVRVRPEPYGWDHPRVWWRSWDNPEGEPIFALEDVAKGGRWDTLKQYRSLAEWSLRTALSVVANDLPGCSTYVLPIQELEARSFGKSLFLQRERGVWDELCRQRELLAHANELLSARSAEAGDLRLRCDNQEVEAATAQGQVAPLEARVKELEEELTHVAVERDASNSWAEEARATTIATAGQLGAEQRAHELTKGALAEATKAAEASQGEALKWREKAEGLDDEVSRLTEASVALQTVLDREIEEHDVLQSAARAICEALEMEGVQSGSSLRSRLTALIGQARQRLREALHTGVKRALAIVSSHYAGIDVEGVSDGYVLSEDAVEAEEEMTRLEAAVEGPGTALAKLFEEEVVPPSPSADAGDPAP; encoded by the exons atgtcagtgagcttcgtgtccttccacgagcgtggcttCGGCCTtccggcggatcggttcatgcgggcgctcccgcattactatggcgtggagctccacaacttcaaccccaactccattgcgCAGGCGGCcaccttcgtcgccgtctgcaaGGGGTACCTAGGAAtccctccccattgggagctatggcttCACCTATTTTGGGCGACGCATACCACCAGGCTGACAGGTATgacgggcacgaggaaggcgacgaggaccggcggctgcactctccaagtgcgtcaggactggCTGAacctctacatcctagcccaaCTCACGTCGTCCAATCGTCGCTGGTACTCCAGCTGGTTCtatctccgcaacgacgacggcgggcTTCCTCCTTATACTGGGAGGGTAGTGGAGGTTCAGCCGGAGCACTGGCGGTATGGCGTCCCGAGCGAGGAGCAACACAGGCTGCGGCCACTGCtgaaggcgctggagaggctgcgcGATCGTGGCCTTACGGCGGCAGTGGCGATGACGGCCTTCcatcaccggagggtgctgccgctgatggcgcggcggcgacgtttgttcgagatgacgccggaCGAGCCGATTgacggcatccggatgtccgccgcgcccctctccgacgaggag gggatgagggacatacGAGCCTCCTCACCGCCCGTCCCCGAAGACGCACagcggcgggcggtgaaccgGGCGTACGCGGaggcccagaagaagaagaaggacgctaaGACGGCAAAGCGTAAGAAGAAGATCATTGAGCGCGACGCTCTAGAAAAGCGTCGCTGGAAGCAGAAGCTCGAGGGTCTCCCAGTGGAGGCGTCTCCGTCGATGTCGGTGGAGGGTTTGAGCGGCGACGATGGTGGTGAGGTGGGGCAGGGTCCCCTCGACCAcctccctgacgtcagggagatggttcttGGGGCGTCGGCGGGTGGTCCGGCgtcccaaggaggaggaggagacggtgACTCGGGGCAGATGAGCGCCCGCCCTGCGGCCGAGGCCAATACGCCCGAGACGAGGGCGTTGGGaaagcgcgccgtcagcccgctGGGCTTgacggcagaggtggagcaggcggctaCGGGGCCGGCTCCACCGAGGGTTGAGCGAGCGCCGGAGTCCGGCGAAGGTCAGCCGGCCTCGGTGGATACgggggccgcgccaccgccgccgttgcagaggagggacGCGGTGAAGAAGCGGTTGGGCATCCGCTCGAG ccggaagcgtcaggcggaagtgCCTGCCTTTGCGCCGCATAAGGCGCTCAAGGCGGGCACGGGTTCCATCGCCCTAGGGGCGGTGGAGGTACAGGAGTTGGTCGCCCAGGTAGGGGCTACCCAGGCGGCCGTGgggcgagaggaggaggaggagcctacacTCCGCGAGGCCGTAGCACCTGCAGCTGTCGAGGCCACTGTGGGTGCGGCCGAGACCCCCTCGGCCgtggaggccaccgagggcgaggtcgaggtcgaggccccctcggttgtcgaggccaccgagggcgaggtcgaggcccccaCGGTTGCCGAGGCCCTCCGGACCTCAGGGGCCGAAGTGGTGGAGATCGCGGCACCCGGGAACTTCGGGGCCAAAGTGGTGGAGGCCGGAGTGAGCGCGGCGAGGGCGGCGGCcctggaggtggagacggaggcGAGGCAAGCCTCAACCCTGCCGCCAATTCAGAGCGTGCTTCCGGTACAggggagcgcccgggaggcggaggtccgcCCGACCCCTGCCGACAATGCTTCCCGGGGGAAGGGGGTGGCCGATGCCGGGGCGGCCAgcgccgtggaacagccggcttcGACTTCGGGCGAGGGAAGTGCGGCCCTCGTGCGAGTGCGGCCTGAGCcgtacgggtgggatcacccacgcgTCTGGTGGCGGAGCTGGGACAaccccgagggggagcccatTTTTGCACTTGAGGACGTGGCTAAGGGGGGTCGCTGGGACACCCTCAAGCAGTACCGCAGCCTGGCAGAATGGTCactgcggacagcgctgtccgtcgtggccAACGACCTGCCCGGG TGCTCAACTTATGTTCTGCCTATCCaagagctcgaggcccggtccttcGGGAAGTCGCTGTTCCTTcagcgggagaggggcgtctgggacgaGCTCTGTCGGCAGAgggagctgctcgcccacgccaacgagcttctgtcggcgcggagcgcggaggcTGGGGATCTCCGTCTTCGCTGTGACAACCAGGAGGTTGAGGCGGCCACGGCTCAGgggcaggtcgcccctttggaggcacgggtcaaggagctggaggaggaactGACCCATGTGGCCGTCGAGCGAGACGCCTCCAACTCCTGGGCGGAAGAAGCGAGGGCCACCACCATAGCcaccgccgggcagctgggtgcggagcagcggGCGCacgagctgacgaaaggtgccttggcagaggctaccaaggcggccgaggcttccCAAGGCGAGGCCCTAAAATGgagggaaaaggccgagg GGTTGGACGATGAGGTCTCGCGGTTgaccgaggcctccgtcgcgctgcagacggtgctcgatcgcgagatcgaggagcacgacGTGCTGCAGAGCGCCGCTCGCGCCATCTGCGAGGCCCTAgagatggagggggttcaatcgggcagctcccttaggagccgcctaACTGCGTTGATTGGCCAAGCGCGTCAGCGACTGCGAGAGGCGCTACACACAGGCGTCAAACGCGCCCTGgccatcgtctcctcgcactacgccggcaTCGACGTCGAAGgcgtcagtgatggctatgtcctgtCCGAGGAtgccgtcgaggccgaggaggagaTGACGAGGCTGGAAGCGGCAGTcgagggccccggcacggcgttggcgaagctgttcgaagaggaggtggtccctccttcGCCGTCTGCCGACGCAGGAGACCCTGCGCCTTGA
- the LOC136523610 gene encoding uncharacterized protein, with protein MEDYNIWREKLEIALALSDNDLALTSPCLTQPGDPVRAENETDVAFATREHDHAMIRMKYDLGRAKWDSSNRKCLMVIKGSMEDPIRGSILEYTIATEYLKKVESQFTGSSKAYASTLIKKLVNEKYIGAGIREHILKMSNTASKLKPMDMGLKDEFLVHLIFASLPKEYETFVVNYNLQPNKWDIEKLIAMCVQEEERLKISLGDSVNHVKENKRKNFKNAKPQEKPQWDSSSPSKSQGKAPQTDCWGYNPAVSQGTD; from the coding sequence ATGGAAGACTATAACATATGGCGAGAGAAGCTTGAGATAGCACTTGCCCTGTCCGACAATGATCTAGCACTAACCTCTCCCTGTCTCACTCAGCCTGGGGACCCGGTGAGGGCAGAAAATGAGACTGATGTAGCTTTCGCTACTCGGGAGCATGACCATGCAATGATAAGAATGAAGTACGACCTTGGTCGTGCAAAGTGGGATAGTTCAAACCGCAAGTGTTTGATGGTGATTAAGGGCTCCATGGAGGATCCTATAAGGGGATCAATCCTAGAATATACCATCGCCACTGAGTATctcaagaaggtggagagtcagtttactggctcttcaaaagCTTATGCGAGCACTCTTATTAAGAAGTTAGTCAATGAGAAATACATTGGTGCAGGgattagagagcacatattgaagatgagcaacacggcatccaagctcaaaccaatggacatggggctcaaggatgagttcctagttcatttgatttttgcatctttgcccaaagagtatgagacctttgttgttaattacaacttaCAGCCAAataagtgggacattgagaagctTATTGccatgtgtgttcaagaagaggagaggcttaagATCTCACTTGGTGACTCTGTCAACCATGTgaaggaaaataaaagaaaaaacttTAAGAATGCTAAACCACAAGAGAAACCTCAGTGGGACAGTAGCTCCCCTTCTAAGTCACAAGGAAAGGCCCCACAGACTGATTGTTGGGGTTATAACCCCGCGGTGTCTcagggcaccgattag